The Caloramator mitchellensis nucleotide sequence ATTGCTCTCCAGTCACCAGTTTTAAAATCCTCTGCATTACCTGCGTCTATTACTACTCCACCTGGTGTAGTTTCTCTCCAAGTAGTGTTTGGTGTTATGTTCATTTTTCTATTATTCATTTCCCTTCACCTCCTCAAGTGCTCTCTTAACAGCCTCCATGTTCTTTGGAACAACCTGTGGCTTATTAGCAAACTTGTGCTTGAATGAAGCTTCGATGTCATTTAAGAATACATCAACTGGGATAACTTCTGTAATCTTTACAACTGCAGCAAGCATTGGAGTATTTGGGAAGTAAGCCCCAAGTGTTTCTTCTGAAATCTTTCTTGCGTCAATTGTATAAACCTTTCCATTGTAATTCAATTCTTTTTTAATTTCTTCTGGTGATTTTGCAGTATTAACTATAACTGCACCATTTTCCTTTAATCCTGCTGTAACTGGAACTGACTTAATTAATGTTTCATCAACAACAACTACATAATCTGGTTCGTAGATATTGCTGTGGATTGATATTGGGTCATCACTAATTCTGTTATAAGCAGTAATTGGTGCACCCATTCTTTCTGGACCGTATTCTGGGAAACCTTGAATATACTTTCCAGTATTAAAAGCTACTTCTGCAAGTAATAATGAAGCTGTCTTAGCACCTTGTCCACCACGACCGTGCCAACGAATTTCAACAAGCTTACCCATTTGTTTTTTCCTCCCTTCAACTACTTATATTATCTTCAGGCTTTGCCCAAAGCGTGAAACAATAATAATTATTTGTTAATAACACATTGTAAAAGATAGATAAAATAAGGATGGTTAAAATTATAACAGCATACAAATTAGATTGTAACAAAGCAGGTAATTAAAGTCAATAATTGCAATAAATAAAAAAGCTGCATTAGTTAAAACTAACGCAGTTTCTAAGGATAAATGAAGTATTTTATCATGAGTATTAAGCCGAAACCTGGTATGCCTAAAACGCCTACGAAAAACGAGTTTATAATATTCAGTGGTATTGCAAATTTGAATACAGCCAGCACCAAATTTATTGCAAATATTATTAGTCCGCCAATTGCTGTTTTAATTAACACCTTAATTACAATCAAATTTTTCATCTTCATTGAAATTACAATAAGTAGTAATAGTGCTACAATCAATAAATAATTAACTACGTTTTGATCAAGAACCATATAAATCCCCCCTTATAAATTTATTCGGAAGAGATTTTTTATATTACCTCAATTTTTTAATCAAATATGCTATCTTCTTTTCTACAGCCTTTTCAGCAAAAATTGCAAACTCAATAAGGTCTGGGTCATCAACATAGTTGATGTAATCTCTAATATTTTCAAGCTCAGCAACTGCATTTTTAAACTCTTCCATATACAACTTTTTGTTTTGAGCCATTTCATCCTCTGTCTTTGTTTTTGCCAAGATGCTTAATTTTACTTCCATTTTTACACCCCCATTTGTTTTATCTATGATTATTGCCATATAAAATGGGGTTTATACATCTTTTCGTAAAAAATTAGGACGAGCTAAAACTCGTCCTAACTATTTTCTTCAATAAATCTATCTACAATATCTTCCAGTGCAATCAATCCGATTACTTTATTCCCTTTAACAATTGGAATTGCTGACACGTTATTTTGTCTTAGCAACTTAGCAACATCAACAATACTATCTTCTTCTTTTGCAGTTATTACTTTTTTTGTCATAGCAATTTCAACAGGATATACTGCAAAGTGCCCTGTTTCCTTTAAAAATCTATAAATATCCGCTTTAACTATTATGCCCTTCAAATTGTCATCTCCATCAACCACAACAGCAACGCTCTTCTTTTTCTCTTCCATTTTTGTAAGAGCGTCATTTACAGACTCATCCACCCTTAATTTTATAAAATCATTTGATAATATGTTTTTCACCATAATTATCACCTCTTATGATAATTATATCGAATTTTCTGAAGTTATTCTACTTCGATTTTCAGTTATAGTTTATTTTGCGTTGCACCGAACCTACTCACCTGTTAAGTATGATCCACTATTCATCACAATCTTCCTAAATCCTTCAATCTTTCTTTTATTATTATCTTATCTTCTCTAGTCTTAGCTACAGCAAGACCTTTATTGTATATTTCTCTCGCTTTATCTATATCATATATATCGCTTTTATCTAAACAATACATATCAGCATAAGCTATATAGCTCCATGGATTATTAGGAAAATCGTCCAATATTTTTTCGAATTCATTTATTGCTTCTTCTAATTTATTAAGTTTAAAATACGACTCTGCTATTGCCCTTCTCATATTAAAAATTATATCTTTATCTTCCTTTGGAAAATATCTCAAAAATTCTTGGCAATATTCAATCCTCTTTTCAAAATATTTGGGATCGTCTAAACCTGCATTATACAACTCACCTTCTAAATCTTGGCAAAAATCTCTAACAAAAAAGCTGCCACCATATTCTTTGTCCAAATACTCAAGATCTTCAAATTCTGGTCTTATCCTGTATTTTATACCTTCCCATACCTTAAGCCATGTTTCACAAGCTAAAATTGACTCATCCTCGTCTAAATATTCAAACCCTCTGTCAATCAAATCAGACATTTGTTCCATAGACAAAATATTTTTGGGCGCTAATCTCTCCCATAAAACCCAAGCTGCAAGTAAAGGAAAATCTCCGTCTCTTCCTTTAGCAGTCACATTAAAAGTTCTAAACCAATTTTCAGATATCCCTTCTGCTGACAAAAACTTCTCTATATCAGCCAAAAAAGCTTCTTTGTCAAACAGAATACCCATATTTTTTAGTGTGCTAATAATTTTCTCATTGCTCATCTCGCTTACTTCTTCATAAGACCATAAACTTTTTATCCAATTTGTAATGTCAACAACTTGTGGTATTACATCTATTTTATCAATACAGCATTTTTTAAACTTCTTGCCACTTCCACATGGGCATAAATCATTTCTTCCTATTTTCATACAAAACACCTCTTTTATTTTATTGATATCCATTATATCACAAATCAATTTATTCAGTATACTATTACATTTCTTGTAATTTATTGCACTCATAAAAATGATGGGATTAATCTTTATTTATTAGTGTATATCTCTTGTTGACAGACCTCTTGCATGAAAAATCCTCCTTCTTGATTTATATTTTGATTCTTACCAAGAAAGAGGTTTTTAATCAGTTTGCACAAAAATTTTTGTATTTCTTAGAAAAAACTAGTGGTGAATATATTAAAAGTTTCCCTAAGTTATCTTTTGATAATGGGCATCTCTTATTATTTTCAATAGAAATTAGGTTTAGAATTTTTTCACACAATTATTTTTAATTACTTTTTTAATTTCAACCTAAACTTTTATAACTTATTCCTTTTTCTTCATCTTCTAAAGGCATAATAAAATCATATAATGAGCAATCAAATGCATAAGCAAGTTTTATTATCATTTGAAGTGTGGGTTTATATTTATAAGATACGTTTTCAAGGTTTATATAAACTCCTTCTGATAATCCTGCTTTTTCTGCTAGAACACTTTTTTTAATTCCTCTTTCTTTTCTTAATCTTCTGATGTTTCTTTTTACCACAGTATAATCTACAGTCTTATATAAATTGATAAATATTTGCATCAGTTCGATTACGTTTCTATACTCCTTACCATTAATATTACTGTGTTTTTGAATAAATTCAACCAAATCTTTATTTTCCATAATCATGTTTGGGTATTGTTTCATATGTTATCCCCTTTCGTTAATGATATAAAACATTTGTTATCGTATCTTAATTGTTTGTTTTTTATTGTCTCTCAAGTAGTCTATTAGAAATTCATATTTCTCACGCCAACACTTTTTAATTCCTTTTATTACATCATTCTTCCAAAAAGATTCTGGCCCTGTTGATCGGGATAAATCTAATCCATATTTTCCTGCTACACATTTTACTATTTGAATATTTTTATTCAATCCTACTTGTATGCACTCATCTTTTATATCACTCATTAATATCACTATGCAAAAGTTTTCTGCTGCTCTTGCTTTTAATATAGTAGATAACTTCTTTTTGTAATAATCTTCATCTAATTTATCCCATCTGTTTATTATAATATACTTTTTATTAGAGATACCCTTTAATTTTTTACTATACATTAAACTTTCTATCAAAATAGGTTCTTCTACCATATGTTCTTTTAAGTCTAACAAAATTAAATTATGATTATCTTTTTTTACTAAGTATAAACAATTATCGATTTTATTTTTATTATTCAGTAGTTTTAAAATGTCTGTTTTTGACAAGTTTATATCTATTTTTTTATTTATAGAAGAATTTGAATCTAAAAATTCATCGTCTTCTGCTTTATCAAGCTTAAATTTTTCGAATGTATTTGATTTCTTGTCAACCTCAAACATATATAAACCATTTGGCATATCATTATTATAATCACTACTTATTCTTTTGTTTAATATTTTATAACTAAGTTTTTTCCCAAAACCATCAAAAGCAAAAACATATGATTTGTTTCTTTTTTCTTCATCGTAATATGCCATTGTGCAAAGATTATAACATTTATTTTCTAAAGCCCTTGCCTTTTGATATATACTCCACTTTTTATAATCTACGTGACCACCAGTTAAATTGATTAAAATATCTATGTCTCCATATGCTTTATAAAATCTCGAAAATAGTGGCTTATTTGAATCATAACAAATAGTAACTCCTATTTTATATCCTTTATAATCTATGGGCATAAATATTTCTTCTACAGATTCTTCATAATCTGCTAAATCAAACACTGAATAATTAGTTGCTATATGTTTACCATACAGTTTTATATTTTCCTCAAATGGTGAAACATACAATGCGTATATAAAATTATATTTATCTGCCCTACTCGCTAAAATTGGACAATTAGCAATTTTTGCATAATTTCTAAATATATCTATTATTTTATCCCGATCACATTCTTCGCTGTTTTCTTCATAGGCATGGCTTAAAAATGCATATTCATCTAATTTTTCATCTTCAGGGCAATAAAAATGTTCAGGGAAAACAAGTAGATCTAAATTATTTTCTCTTGCTAAATTAAGTGTTTCATAAAAAATCTTATCTTTTTTCTTTTTAGTTAAAGTTGTATCTTGTAAAAATAAACCTATTTTCATAACCCCAACACCCTTTCACAATCTAGAAAAGATACGTTATTGCAACCATTCAGTCTAAAAAATTCTAAATGAGCTTGGGACTCCCTTGTCGATACTAAAATCCCCAAATAAGAATTTTTCCATAAATTAAATAGCCCTCCATTTAAATGCTTACTAACACTTGTCTCTATTTCTACTGAAATTAAAGGAACAAAAATATTTTCATCATCAAATTGTTTAATATAAAATAATAATGGATTGTTAATAATATCATATTCTAAATTTATTGCTATATTTTTCAGCCATTCAATTACACTTATCGGCAAATTGAAGCCTGCTACAATATCAATTTTAGGTAAATACCTTCTGTTTTTTATATTCTTTAGTTCATATAATACTTTTTCTTTAGGATCTTTAATCCCAACTTTTTTTAGATAAAAGTTAAATTCCATATCATCACAATTATATTTATTGCCAAAGTAACTATCTAAGCAATCTTTTATTATACATCTTGTAGGAGTATAATCCTGTTTTATTTCTAAACCGGTTTTATAAAGTAATTTAAGTATTTTGTAACCTATATCTATTGATGCCGTTTCTCCTCCAGATCCTTTCCTTATATAATTATCATCAGTAATTCTATTGTAATTAATCATTAATTTATTTGAATCTAAATGTTTATCACTTCGCTTTAATTGACTCCAATCCAATAATATTACATTACTATCCCCTGAAAAATCTTCAAAATATCTTTTTATTTTTATCGCCCTTCTATATGTATCTTTTTCAGGTATCGCTTCTTCATTATTTACTACAATAAATTTTAAAAAAGAATTACTAAGAATTAAGTTTGCCATATTGCCAATTTGATTTTTACTACTTGAACTAGAACCCTCTATTTCAAAAACAGCTATTGGTAGAAGGTGCAAATAGTCAAAATACAAATTGTTTTTAATGATGTCAGTTATCGAAGAGAAATCATAATATTTACTTAAGTCAAGGAACCAAACAACATCAAAAATAGGTGAATAAAAGCTACTCTTAATTAAACATACTTCTTTTTTTGCTACTAATCCTAATTTTTCTCCAAGTTCTATTAAAAACTCCTGGATTTCAAGTGTCTTATTTTTAGGCAACCCCAACCCCTCCTAATTATTTTATAGGGTCTTCATTTTCGTCATTTAAAAGAATTGAAGGAATCTGACATCTTACTTTGTCGATGTATTCCTTTTTTATATAATTTTCAAGAGCTTCTTCTACTATTTGACTTGCTGTTTTATTTTCCATTACAGCTTGTAATTTTAATGCCCTGTCTAAAATTCCAGAAATAACAAATGTCTTTTTAATTGTTGCAGGTAATAATGTTTTTACATTAGATCTTATTCTCAATGTCATACAAATCCCTCCTACTTATTAGTTTATTTTATTATACATCAATATGTGTTTTATGTCAATATGTATTTATTGATATTCTTAATTATTGTTTCTGTTATTATTTTACTTTTTATAAATTTGAAACATTATAGGTTATAAAAAATCAAAGATGTTCCTATTCAATTAAAGAAAAATTTCATCTCTTTATTTAACGAGCATGGAGCATAAACTTAGACGTTACTAAAAAATCTCTAATGCTAAATTCTCTTCTGAGGCATGATTTCTTCTAAAAAGAGTGGATTGATTTGGCTAGAAGAAAAGGAATCAAATTCTCCATTGTTGCATATGATCCGGTAGAAAAATTGGTTGATATAGTAAATTCGAAACACGCCTGATTCTAATGTAAAAATAAATATTAGAGATTAATTTTATGTATCGGCGATAAAAAAGCTATTAGAAAAAACCTTAGTTATCCTAGATCTCCTAAGGTTTTCTTCAAAAACAAGGTGCAGATTTATAAAAAGAGGTTTATAATTAAATAAATTTTTAAATACCAACCCATAATTGGCCTTTTTGTCATGTGTTTCCTCCTGATAAACTCCTTCAAAATCCTCAATTCAATTTCCAATTTTTATCCTCTTTTTTCCATTTTTCCTTGTCGAATCGTAAAATAAAGTTGTTCAAAATTAGGGGGATAGGAGATAGAGTTTTATAGGAGATTAGGAGATAGGGTTTAGGTAAAAAAGGGGGTATCCTTGCTAATTTTAAATCTCAATTTTTTTCTCAATTAATTCCCAATAAAATCCCCCTTATTCCTATCCTCTAAAAACCTTATTCCTCTCACCCTAAAACCCTTTAAAATCCTAATATTATCAATTATTTTCCTATAAATTTCCCCTTTAAATTTCCCAATTACATTCCCTATTTCCTTTCCCCTAATTTCCCTATACCCTAAATCTCCTATTAATATCCTAATAAATACCCCTATATCCTATCAAAATTTTAAAAATAAAAGTAAAAAGGAAGAAGCTAAAAAATGCTCTTCCTTTTTGAACAAGTTTATTTTCTTTTGAAGAAGTTTAACTGGAATTGAAGGAGTTTATTTGAGTAATACACTAAAATAGCTCTTCCTTAAATCTCTCTTCTTCCTTCTAATGCCTTTGTCAATGTCACTTCATCTGCATATTCCAAATCTCCGCCTACAGGAATGCCGTGGGCTATTCTTGTAACCTTAACTCCCAATGGTTTTAGAAGCCTTGCAATATACATAGCAGTAGCTTCGCCTTCAACATTAGGGTTTGTAGCAAGAATAACTTCTTTAATGTCAGGATTAATTCTTGACAATAACTCTTTAATCCTTATATCATCAGGGCCCACGCCTCCAAGAGGCGATATATGCCCATGAAGCACATGATATAGCCCATTAAACTCCCTTGTCTTTTCCATTGCCAAAACATCTTTAGTTTCTTCAACGACACAGATTACGCTGCTTTCTCTGTTTTGATTTCTACAAATAATACAAGGGTCATTATCGGTTAAATTGCCGCAAACAGAGCAATATCTAATGCTTTTTTTAGCATTTACTATTGCTGATGACAATGTCTCAACTTCCTTTTCGTCCATACTAAGGACAAAAAAGGCAAGTCTCTGTGCAGTCTTCGGACCTATCCCTGGAAACTTATTAAATTCATCTATTAATTTTAGTAAAGGTGCGGGATAAAAATTCAAAAAAATCACCCCACATTAGAATAGGCCTGGCATCTGCAATCCACCAGTAATCTTTGCCATTTCGCTTGTAACAGTCTCCTCTGCTTTATTAATAGCTTCATTAACTGCAGCTATAATTAAATCCTGAAGCATCTCAACATCGTCTGCATCAACAACTTCTGGCTTGATTTGAATATCAAGAAGTTGCTTCTTTCCATTAACCTTAGCAACAATTGCACCGCCGCCTGCTGATGCTTCAAATTCTCTATTATCAAGTTCTTCCTTAACTTCTTCTATTTGCTTTTGAACTTTTTGAACCTGCTTTAATAAATTGTTAAATCCGCCCCCCATTGGTGGCATTCCACCTTTAAACATACCGTTACCTCCTCAACACCATATAGTTTATAATATGCAAAATTTCTGAATTTGCCTTTAAAGATTATATCATGCTTTTGAGTTTACTGCAACTTAGCTACTCTAAAACTTCTACTAAGTCTTCACCAAATAACTCCTTGGCCCTTTTAATACCTTCATCAAGTTCATTCTTTTCCTCTAAAACATTCAATCTAACCCTGACAGGTTTTTTTAGAACCTTTGAAAAAGCCTCAACTATATGCTTTTTATTATCCCCTTCTTCAATCTTTTTCTTTGAAAATGAATATTTATTTTCAAACGTTATTACAACTTCACCGGACTTAACATCCGTAACATCCCCTAAATTTAAAAGAGAAGCAAGGCTCATCTTCTTGTTCATCTTTAAATAATTTAAAACATCCTGCCAAGCAATGCGCGCTTCATCTAAGGATATAGTTACTGAAGTTACAGCTGCCTCTTCAACTATAGGCTTTTCTATAACCTTGTCTTCAGCTTCCAAAACTTTTTCAGGTGCTGAAGGCTTAGTTTTCTTTTCTAAAGCTTCAACCTTTTCGACATTTATCCTTCCTGATTTAATCATTTCCTCTAATTTATTTACTCTATTTAATATAACCTCAAGGGAAACATCGTATTCAATTCTGCAAAATTTAATAATAGCCATCTCAATTGCAATCCTTGGCTGCATATATGTTTTAGCATCGTTTTCTGCCTCAACGAAAATATTAATTCCCCTCATAATCTCTTCGCTTCTAAGTTTTCCAGCCTGAAGCTTTAATCTGTTTATATAATCATTTGAGGCATCGATAATCTCCAGCGGGTTTTTAGATACCTTAACCATCAATAGATTTCTCAAATGTTCAATCATTTCGCCTATAAAATTAATAACGTCTTTGCCTTCGAGTATAATATCATCAATAAGTTTAATCGATGACTGAACATCCTTTTCAACTATTAAATCGATTAATTTAAAAATTTTTTCCTTTGATGCAAATCCAAGTAAAGATAAAACGTCGTCATAATTCAATCTTCCATTCATCATGGAAACCAGCTGGTCAAGAAGCGACAGAGCATCCCTTAGAGCGCCATCGGAATTTGCAGCTATGAGGTCTAATGTATTATCATCACATTCAACATTTAATTCATTTAAAATTAACTGCAGCCTGTTCTTAATTTCCTGCTTTTTTATCCTTTTGAAATTAAACCTCTGACATCTTGACAGAATGGTCAATGGAACCTTTTGAGGGTCTGTAGTTGCCAAAATAAATATAGCGTATTCTGGAGGTTCCTCGAGTGTTTTCAAAAGTGCATTAAATGCGTGGTTTGAGAGCATATGAACTTCGTCTATAAGATAAACCTTGTATTTTGCTCTTGTCGGAGGAATTGAAACTGTATCAATCAAATCTCTTGCATTTTCAACTCTATTATTAGAAGCAGCGTCAAGTTCAACAAAGTCAAGAAATGTCCCTTTATTAATCTCTTTGCAAATTTCACATTCATTGCAAGGGTTTGCATCCTGAGGATTAAGACAATTTATAGCCTTTGCAAAAATTCTTGCAGTTGACGTTTTTCCCGTCCCTCTTGTTCCAGAAAAAAGATATGCATGAGATATTCTATTAGTATTTATCTGATTTTTCAAAGTTTTAACTATGGCTTCCTGGCCCACAACCTCGTCAAAATTTCTGGGCCTCCATTCCCTATATAGAGCAATTTTCATATAATCAGCCCCTTTAAAAACTAAGCTGGTGTTTTTAGCACCAGCTTGTTGTCGAATATAAAAAAAGACCTGGATTTCCAGATCATAAAGGCCGCGCACCTTGCTTCGATATAAACCTACAGGCGTTACCCAGGTAGTTAGCTCCAATCAGGCACCCCTATGGCACACAGAATTTACCGCTTACCGTTGCTTCCTTCCGGACCTGGCGGGGTTCACAGCTTTCTGTTGCACAGGACCCAATTATCAACACCACTTGCCAGGGGCAGGCCCCACAGGCAGGTACCTCAGCAAGGAATTCAACCCTGCTACAGCGGATTGCAGGTTACAGGGCACCGCTACCTCCCCATCTAGCACGGCCATGGCGGAGAGAGCGGGATTTGAACCCGCGGAACCTTTTGGGTTCACACGATTTCCAGTCGTGCTCCTTCGGCCTCTCGGACATCTCTCCATATGGCACTAATAAATTATACTATAATATCCTGTTTTATTCAACAAGTATTTTCTGCTAATTTTATTTGGTTAACCGTTTTTTTCTTCATTACCTTCTTCTTTTACTTCTTCCTTCACTGCTTCTTCCGACTGCTCTGCATTTATTTCCTTAACTATACTCTCTCTTGCAGTATTATATAGCTCTTTTTCATCCTTGCAATCTCCTGGAAAATTAGCAATCCCAAAATACCATTTTCCAATAACGCCTTTTCTAATCTTTTCTAAAACAACTTCTGCACCTTCCTTTTTAGTAAAAGGAAGAACAAGAGCTATATTCGATTTGCCAAGGTCTAACGCTGTATCTACTTTTCTTAGATACCTTCTTATTTCTGAAATTATTTCATGAGCTCTTGGGCCTGATTCGCTCTCCTTACTTCCAACTATCAAAGTAATCTCATAATCGCCACGTTTTGCCCTTTCAATTTCTTCTCTCAATATTTCCATTAATTTAATGAATTGATTTTCCTCTTTATCGCTGATAAGCCTTTTAACTCTGTTTACAAGGTCATTAGTTGTGAAGGGCTTACTCAAATAATCATTTGCACCCTTTTCAATTGCCTTTTTCACAGTTCTGATTGAAATATCAGATGTCAACATCATTACAGGTATTTCTTTG carries:
- a CDS encoding 2-oxoacid:acceptor oxidoreductase family protein — translated: MGKLVEIRWHGRGGQGAKTASLLLAEVAFNTGKYIQGFPEYGPERMGAPITAYNRISDDPISIHSNIYEPDYVVVVDETLIKSVPVTAGLKENGAVIVNTAKSPEEIKKELNYNGKVYTIDARKISEETLGAYFPNTPMLAAVVKITEVIPVDVFLNDIEASFKHKFANKPQVVPKNMEAVKRALEEVKGNE
- a CDS encoding pro-sigmaK processing inhibitor BofA family protein; this translates as MVLDQNVVNYLLIVALLLLIVISMKMKNLIVIKVLIKTAIGGLIIFAINLVLAVFKFAIPLNIINSFFVGVLGIPGFGLILMIKYFIYP
- a CDS encoding CBS domain-containing protein, whose translation is MVKNILSNDFIKLRVDESVNDALTKMEEKKKSVAVVVDGDDNLKGIIVKADIYRFLKETGHFAVYPVEIAMTKKVITAKEEDSIVDVAKLLRQNNVSAIPIVKGNKVIGLIALEDIVDRFIEENS
- a CDS encoding tetratricopeptide repeat protein produces the protein MKIGRNDLCPCGSGKKFKKCCIDKIDVIPQVVDITNWIKSLWSYEEVSEMSNEKIISTLKNMGILFDKEAFLADIEKFLSAEGISENWFRTFNVTAKGRDGDFPLLAAWVLWERLAPKNILSMEQMSDLIDRGFEYLDEDESILACETWLKVWEGIKYRIRPEFEDLEYLDKEYGGSFFVRDFCQDLEGELYNAGLDDPKYFEKRIEYCQEFLRYFPKEDKDIIFNMRRAIAESYFKLNKLEEAINEFEKILDDFPNNPWSYIAYADMYCLDKSDIYDIDKAREIYNKGLAVAKTREDKIIIKERLKDLGRL
- a CDS encoding helix-turn-helix transcriptional regulator — its product is MKQYPNMIMENKDLVEFIQKHSNINGKEYRNVIELMQIFINLYKTVDYTVVKRNIRRLRKERGIKKSVLAEKAGLSEGVYINLENVSYKYKPTLQMIIKLAYAFDCSLYDFIMPLEDEEKGISYKSLG
- a CDS encoding carbon-nitrogen hydrolase family protein, which produces MKIGLFLQDTTLTKKKKDKIFYETLNLARENNLDLLVFPEHFYCPEDEKLDEYAFLSHAYEENSEECDRDKIIDIFRNYAKIANCPILASRADKYNFIYALYVSPFEENIKLYGKHIATNYSVFDLADYEESVEEIFMPIDYKGYKIGVTICYDSNKPLFSRFYKAYGDIDILINLTGGHVDYKKWSIYQKARALENKCYNLCTMAYYDEEKRNKSYVFAFDGFGKKLSYKILNKRISSDYNNDMPNGLYMFEVDKKSNTFEKFKLDKAEDDEFLDSNSSINKKIDINLSKTDILKLLNNKNKIDNCLYLVKKDNHNLILLDLKEHMVEEPILIESLMYSKKLKGISNKKYIIINRWDKLDEDYYKKKLSTILKARAAENFCIVILMSDIKDECIQVGLNKNIQIVKCVAGKYGLDLSRSTGPESFWKNDVIKGIKKCWREKYEFLIDYLRDNKKQTIKIR
- the recR gene encoding recombination mediator RecR; its protein translation is MNFYPAPLLKLIDEFNKFPGIGPKTAQRLAFFVLSMDEKEVETLSSAIVNAKKSIRYCSVCGNLTDNDPCIICRNQNRESSVICVVEETKDVLAMEKTREFNGLYHVLHGHISPLGGVGPDDIRIKELLSRINPDIKEVILATNPNVEGEATAMYIARLLKPLGVKVTRIAHGIPVGGDLEYADEVTLTKALEGRREI
- a CDS encoding YbaB/EbfC family nucleoid-associated protein, producing MFKGGMPPMGGGFNNLLKQVQKVQKQIEEVKEELDNREFEASAGGGAIVAKVNGKKQLLDIQIKPEVVDADDVEMLQDLIIAAVNEAINKAEETVTSEMAKITGGLQMPGLF
- the dnaX gene encoding DNA polymerase III subunit gamma/tau; translation: MKIALYREWRPRNFDEVVGQEAIVKTLKNQINTNRISHAYLFSGTRGTGKTSTARIFAKAINCLNPQDANPCNECEICKEINKGTFLDFVELDAASNNRVENARDLIDTVSIPPTRAKYKVYLIDEVHMLSNHAFNALLKTLEEPPEYAIFILATTDPQKVPLTILSRCQRFNFKRIKKQEIKNRLQLILNELNVECDDNTLDLIAANSDGALRDALSLLDQLVSMMNGRLNYDDVLSLLGFASKEKIFKLIDLIVEKDVQSSIKLIDDIILEGKDVINFIGEMIEHLRNLLMVKVSKNPLEIIDASNDYINRLKLQAGKLRSEEIMRGINIFVEAENDAKTYMQPRIAIEMAIIKFCRIEYDVSLEVILNRVNKLEEMIKSGRINVEKVEALEKKTKPSAPEKVLEAEDKVIEKPIVEEAAVTSVTISLDEARIAWQDVLNYLKMNKKMSLASLLNLGDVTDVKSGEVVITFENKYSFSKKKIEEGDNKKHIVEAFSKVLKKPVRVRLNVLEEKNELDEGIKRAKELFGEDLVEVLE
- a CDS encoding response regulator encodes the protein MNESRKRHILVLDDSGLIQISVKEALEAEGFSVDTVSTAEEALNMIKQRATAYDLIISDIHLPYKDGISFVEILKKSGSYPNYKEIPVMMLTSDISIRTVKKAIEKGANDYLSKPFTTNDLVNRVKRLISDKEENQFIKLMEILREEIERAKRGDYEITLIVGSKESESGPRAHEIISEIRRYLRKVDTALDLGKSNIALVLPFTKKEGAEVVLEKIRKGVIGKWYFGIANFPGDCKDEKELYNTARESIVKEINAEQSEEAVKEEVKEEGNEEKNG